DNA from Alnus glutinosa chromosome 2, dhAlnGlut1.1, whole genome shotgun sequence:
GTCTTGGATATCTGAGAAGTGCACATTCAAAAGTTGTTAAACAAAGTGGGAGATGTTCATAATTTGCAAAGATAAAAGAACCAAGGATAAAACTCTAACCTCGCTTTTAACCATTGCAGGGAGCTGCCTCTCATCCCCTATGAGAATAGCATTGCGGACGCCAGATAGCTGTAAAGGAATTGCTGATTCACATTCTTTAAGCTGAGCAGCTTCATCGATAACCAAAAATTCCATGCTTCCTTCAGTACTGTATAATTTAGCAGAGCTTGATGCAGTAGAAAACAATAGGCATGCATTTGCCAAGCAAAAGTTTTTTATTGATTTGTCAGAAGTTAAATCTGGAACAGAAGATTTCAAAGATAAGGTCAGATCTCCCAGTATCTGAAGGCACTCTTGTCTCATACTCATCTTTGCAAGGCAACCCATACTGCTTCCtaagttttcaaaattattgaaaacttGTAATAACCCTTCATTTGCTACACTAACACCACGCAACAAAGTTTCAAGAGATTTAAGCAAAGTCAGAGCTCTTCTCATCTTTTTCATTACCTCTAAAGGTAGTAGAAAAGTGGGTAAGTGCGTATACAAATTAACCAGACAAAACTTCAGTTGCTCATGAATTGAACCGAATGTCTTCTTTAAAAACTCCTCAAACGTCAAAGGATCATCATCATCGTCCTTTTTGAGCTCATCATCATCCCCCTTATTGTTTTCCTCCTTCCTTTCATATTCCTTTCTTTTGTCCTGcttccttttttcttcctttcttttgtcctcctttcttttttcctcttctcttttttcatcCTCTTTTTTTTCCAAGTATATTTTGTACTGCGATTTCGGGTCATCAAGCAAAGAAACCATTGATTCTAAGCCATTTCTCCAGCCAGATAGAGGAGCAAAGCACTCCACAAGCACATCAACACGATAGTCGAGAAATACATCAAGAAGATCTTTACGTTCACCAAActtcattcttttatttggatGAAAACGATCATAAATCTTCATTCGCTTACCATTCCCGAATAAAACTATATCTCCAAGCCCGTATGGGTCATACTCTAGTGATTCCCTGACCAACCTCAACAGCCGTGTTGTAACTTCCAAAACCGCAATGTTAGTTGGTGCACATGTTAATGTTCTTCCCTTCATTTGAAGGAGGGCATGTAATAAGACACCAACAGTCTTTGTTTTCCCGGTCCCTGGAGGGCCCCATATCAGTTTGACAGGATTCTGATGATTGCATTCTCTCATACCAATGCAGCTTAAAACTGCAGCTTCTTGAGAGCCATTTAGATTATAAGAGCCGATCATGTCCTGGAGATCAGAAGGGGCAGGACTGTTTTTTCCTTTAGAAAAGCAAGTCAAACAATTTCCATCATCCTGTTAGGATTAAATATATAATGCATCAGTAATGTCAGCCTTCAAAGAGAAGGTTACTAATACTAGAGAATGTATGATGTGTGTGACATTGAAgagcaaaatgaaataaaattcttacagATGAATTGGCTTGCAGTACTGTTCTAATAATGTTTGTGTTCCCCCCTTCCGAACTTGGGTGCAGTGCTTTCCATATACGGACATTTGTAGTCATATTCATAAGATAAACTGCAAAAAGTGTTCCTTTCTTGTATTTGTGCATGTATTCCTCATCAGTTAAAATGGGCTTTGATGCCAGTATCGATACCGTACTGAACTCATCTATCCTTAAGTCTCTTGGCCGAAGAACATAAGCTATTAGATAGAATCTTTTGGGCTTATTCAAATCGTCAATGCATTTTGGTTTAACATATGTTAAGGCAATAAGATCACCAGACTCGGGTTCATATTTTCCTTCATCTTTCTCAGTATCTTTCGCTTTCTTCAACTTAGAATCTTTTATGCTCTCTAATGTTAGTTCATAAAACAAGCCTTTAGGAGgtttaaatgttttagatgtcTCAACATATTCTATTCCACAAGTGGGTGCTTGAGACAACGCTGTtatgttggaaaacaaatcagCATGTGTTTCCTCGATTAATGAAGGAAAGAATGACTTCTTGTAATCTGTCACTGACGAGAATGTTTTTGGAATCTTTTTAACCTGCCAGTAAATGATGTCACAGTTATGAATGGAAATGCCATGACTCATATATGAGAGAAGATCTACACGGAGGCTTGTGGGAGCAAAATGCACATCtttgaatgaaaaattaaagtatacataaattaagaaatataaaaagcaTTAAATTCCCATCAATCGTTTTTGTCAAATCTCAAGAATGCAGAGGGAGATGCAAATTCCAATTTATcgatcaatattttttttacaaaaaaatcttaatataacacacaaatttttcattattaGTTATTACTACGTACATTACATGGCACGCGTCCTATATTACCATGGCAAACCACTTAAATCTGTATGTTTTCTCTTTCCCCCTTCTCCGATTTATTCTTCGatctgttcttttgtttttatatttatattttatactgCAATAATTAAATGAGCACGCTTAATTTCTTTAATAGTACCTATAACCTATTAGATGGGGGGCTTACCATTCCTTGAAGATGATTAAGTTGCAATACATATATGTAATTTAGATTTAGGAAATATGTGAAGTACAGGTATGATGTTAATTGTTAAAAACCATCACTAGCTACCAATGGATTTTCACCTTGCTTTCCAATTGGTACTGTTAGAAAGATTGACACATTCAAAAGTATTTTAATAAGATATATCGTATTGCAATATATTGGGCACATCTTAACGTACCTAGAAACTTAAGCTTCATTATGAGTTTAGGTTTAACTGTGTTATATTAACCATTTAGACATGCATGTGACATATTTTCAATGCGAGACTCAACCTTTCTACACTCGCATGTGTATATTCAACAATCTTCCCTTGCTCATATTTGTTCATTGACATCTCACTAAACTCCCCCCACTTGAATCATGTGGGAGCTAGATGTCTTTTTATTTCAAATCATTCACGTGGGACTAGGAATATGTACACTCTACGCTCCCCCTCACCCATTTGGCTTTTGTTGATGAATGTTAAAGTAttcattaaattattaaatttaccgattagtttaagcttttaggataaatgataatttaacatagaGGTCTTAAGTTCAAATCTTTCCTCAGTCATTCATcaacattttaattaaatatatcacGTGTTGAACCTCACCTATTCAAAGTAAGTTGGAGCCCACATGTTAAATTTATCCCAATTGGACTTTGGTGGAGGACGTACAAGACAAAATTCAGGAACCGCGCGCCGCATAAGATTTTTAGCCGGCTTCACACAAAGCTCTCATTCAGCAACCACCACACAAGCAAAATACGTaaattttggtgttttatgTAATTAGTAAATCTTATTATGTTCTTTTCTATTTGTTTGTGATCCTAAATTTCAATTTGTCACAACAAGGTACATGGAAATTGGAGCATATTCCTCATCTAATTGTTTGCCATGCCTAGAACCCCCTTCTTTATGATTATGAATAGACAGACTAGCTATCAGCTTTACCATAATCTCGACAAATAACAATGCCACACATAGGATTAGAATCCTCATTTAGAAAGACTTGAATTTCCATTGTTGAAATCATTTGAATAGATATGCTAAGATCAATTCATGCCTCTTAATTCAACATGATGAAACTATATAACTGCGATAGCATGATTTATAGGCTAGtttagataaaaaaagaaaaacacgcCAACCTTATTTTTGTAAAGATCTTTGTTAAGAACATCCCCAAGAGACCAAGAGAACACCAAGTCTATGAAGCTTCTACGAACATGGTCTTCGCTGTTGTCACTAGTCTCCTCCATTTCTTCTCGGTGATTTCTGCATAACCGGTCAATTTGCTAAAACCCAGAAGTTCATAATGCACGCATGCCACTcaaaggggagagagagaactttCCACTGAAGAAAATATGCTACAAAAAATTTACCAATCGTATGGCTATGGCTAGCTAGTGAATGGACATGGCCATAAATAAAGATAGCTAATTAAACACCCATTATCATGCAGGATGCTTATCTTCCAAAAATCCCATGTATCGCTAATAATGATCGATCATCAAAAGCAGAATGACCTACAACGCAAATGCCAGAGTGAGAAAAAGGTCTAAAGAAGACGACGACCACAAATCAAATTAAAGTAATTGTTAGTGCATGAAAAAGTTACGCATGTCTACGTAGGTATGCACCATTCAACACCCTGTTCCATCCGTACGACTAACATGCAATGTTAATAAGATGCATGGATGCTTATGTTTCGTACTTTAGGATGATGAAcattgtaattaaataaaaacaagtgtaaataaaagaaaggaaaagacaGAAACAGAGAATATATAgtaagaagaaaaggaagaagatcgAAGAGATTCTTAAACCTTCGATGTCGCTTTTCTATGTATTGGGTTTTAAGACTCGTATAACTTTCTGATATCCTCATGGACCCAAATTCCTAGATACCATGAATGAAATCAATTCTTGTTACTTTTcgtcacacttttttttttctcccccactttttcttttttctatcttTCTTCCCTCAATCAAAGCAGAAATCCTGCCACGTACTTTACGACACATGACTGATGACAGTAAGGCTTTTCAGAAGAGCCCACAAAACGGACCTCGTGGAGCCGTGGGTGGACCCCATGATCAACAGATAGAAGAGAGACCACGTATGATACTTAATTAGCAGTTAACGATGGATTTAGTTAGGAAGACAgttttgtagaaaaataaagaatagtTGCTTTTCCCAGTGGGATTAAGCAAACTGAATAAGCTAGAGAGTCAAGGGTCACAAAAAgcaacttttctttatttcttaaaatatttcacTAGAATTTCTATAAATTTCTCCACATGAAATTATCTAAAATTTTGTGTGCTTGAGATATGAGAAGCTCCTAGAGAACGCaatctttaaatagaaaattgcAAGGCATCTATACACGATAAGTTGGTTTTCGGACACAACTAGAGATTTGTAACCCTAATTGTCTTACTTGTTCGGATATATAGTCGTTTTGTCTAGACATGCATGTCTCATCTAGATCTACGCCATCCGTAATTTAGGTGGGGcctttttcatatttaaatatttaattttttcctaacGACTTGCAAAATTCATCTTTGTTAAGAAATGTTTAATTTCAACAGAtgtcatattttgtgttgaactacatataattttttttttatgtaaaatttaatttatttcattctaaaaaatattttaatagacaacttagttttaattttaagttcaagtaaaattatgaatttagtAACTATTTTAGAAGTATAATTAATGTAacattccttctttctttcttttcttctttaatatCTTGGAATTcaattctttatatttattttttacactaGTTGATTCCTTAATTAAAGAGCACCGACTAACTTTTTtgtcttaatattattttttaccataattgtgGCCTTAATTATAAAGAGCATTGACTAACCTTTTTTGTCATAATTggggctttaattttttattttttattttttataaaaaaaaataataataattatactaTCACTGTTGAGACCTTATTTAATTAGAGGCGTTAGGCAATTGACAAATTTGACTAGCCTATCAGCCAGCCCTAACTTTGCACATCCGTCTAGAACGAGCTATCCCGTCCCGTTatactcaaaacataaaataaagttttGTACACAAAATGAACCAATTTATAAAACCTAACCGTATGTACGTGCTTCTCACTTTAGCACGATGAAACAATAATACTAAACAAAAAGATGAAGTCTGGACGACGATGTTAGCGTGATTTATATGTTTAGATGGAAAACTAAACAACGAAGAAAACAGATAGAAAAAAGTTACACAATCGTAAGTCTAACTAGTAACTAAAGAAAGGTACACACCTATTACTATTATCATGCTCGATGTATGCTTGATAAAGATCATCTAAAGCAGGCCAGGACCTACAAACAGAAGCACATGCAAGCTGACTGCAAATCAAATTAGGAAAGGTAGTCAGACGTGTAACTGAAAGACAGAAACAGATAATAAACTTAGGTtgtaaggaaaaagaaaaggaggaagaagaagaagaagaaattcttaAACCACTTTCTAAGATACATCATTCATGGAAGATCTTAACTCTTAAGGAAGACCAAAAGACGCGCCTATTGGAAGCTcttgggaagaagaagagattctttaaattaaagttTAAAATCTTCCCACTTTTTGGGATTCGGATTCCCTCATATTTTTAGAAATCTGAGGAACTCAGATTCTCAAATATGAGTTCGTCCCTTAGATCCAAGGGACCAAATAGCAGCCACCTCACCCTGcctttttaaactaaaaaatagaataaaaatctattgggttaaacacctttttagtccctgagttttgacaactttattttttagtccctgagtttcaattcgcatcacagatgatacatcaattttagaaaatgaccaaattagtacctcggttaacttctccgtccaaaaactaacggtccgccacgtgtcaacctcagaagttgacacgtggcactatataaaaaaataaaaaataaaaaataaaaaatctttaaaaatcaattaaaaaattaaaaaaaaaaatttgaaaaaactaaaaaaaaaaaggccaccatgggggtgactggccacccccattttggccagggaggtggccggccggtctggggtggccgaaccacccccatgcggtggttcggccaccccctggacagaaagaaaaaaaaaaaaaaaaaaaaaaaaaatcgggttttttgttttgcccttgggggtgtccgaaccacccccgtgccccttgggggtggttcggccatcccaagggcaaaacggaaaaattctttttagggtttatttttcccgttttgcccttgggggtggttcggccaccccaaagggaaaaacagaaaactcaaatttttttttttttttctttctgtccagggggtggccgaaccaccgcatgggggtggttcggccaccccagaccggccggccacctccctggccaaaatgggggtggccagccagccccatggtggccaagggggtggctgagagccaccccctttttttttttagttttttcaattttttttttaaattttttaattgatttttaaagatttttaatttttaatttttaatttttaatttttttatatagtgtcacgtgtcaacttctgaggttgacacgtggatgaccgttagtttttggacggagaagttaaccgaggtactaatttggtcattttccaaaattgatgtatcatctgtgat
Protein-coding regions in this window:
- the LOC133860516 gene encoding uncharacterized protein LOC133860516, giving the protein MSHGISIHNCDIIYWQVKKIPKTFSSVTDYKKSFFPSLIEETHADLFSNITALSQAPTCGIEYVETSKTFKPPKGLFYELTLESIKDSKLKKAKDTEKDEGKYEPESGDLIALTYVKPKCIDDLNKPKRFYLIAYVLRPRDLRIDEFSTVSILASKPILTDEEYMHKYKKGTLFAVYLMNMTTNVRIWKALHPSSEGGNTNIIRTVLQANSSDDGNCLTCFSKGKNSPAPSDLQDMIGSYNLNGSQEAAVLSCIGMRECNHQNPVKLIWGPPGTGKTKTVGVLLHALLQMKGRTLTCAPTNIAVLEVTTRLLRLVRESLEYDPYGLGDIVLFGNGKRMKIYDRFHPNKRMKFGERKDLLDVFLDYRVDVLVECFAPLSGWRNGLESMVSLLDDPKSQYKIYLEKKEDEKREEEKRKEDKRKEEKRKQDKRKEYERKEENNKGDDDELKKDDDDDPLTFEEFLKKTFGSIHEQLKFCLVNLYTHLPTFLLPLEVMKKMRRALTLLKSLETLLRGVSVANEGLLQVFNNFENLGSSMGCLAKMSMRQECLQILGDLTLSLKSSVPDLTSDKSIKNFCLANACLLFSTASSSAKLYSTEGSMEFLVIDEAAQLKECESAIPLQLSGVRNAILIGDERQLPAMVKSEISKTAEFGRSLFERLVMLGRQKHLLDVQYRMHPSISLFPNTEFYDKQISDAPNVKGRDYEKRFLQGKMYSSYSFISVVHGKEEFGLGYSRKNMVEAAVVSEIVENLFKQFLDTKRKVSIGVISPYKAQVSAIEERVRKYSKSVSGFIVNVRSVDGFQGGEDDVIIISTVRCNGNGSIGFLSNRQRANVALTRARYCLWILGNAVTLLKSDSVWKKLVLDAKERGCFYDANEDKSLARAITAASVQFERLDVLLSNDSPLFREARWKVYFSNNFQKSIARIHNAEIRNEVLLLLEKLSSGWRQPHEKRNLIVHDGTSSQLLEMCKVDGGLNLVWTVDILKEYSCHIQVMKLWDVAPLSDIKKLAKDLDVVFGNYTVDKMHRCEHRCVEGSLVVPMRWPLYSTSTRCPEGDNVWFSLEPLSSLSLRDKLETSATTSSQIGVGCNYLCSDKI